Within the Bradyrhizobium cosmicum genome, the region GCGGGTTCGAAGCCCGTCAGGGCCGGGGCGTTTCAGGACACGATGAACGACACCGTCACCACACCCAAGACGCGGACCAAAACCAAGGTCGAGCGGCCGAAGCTGCACAAGGTCATCCTGATCAACGACGACTACACGCCGCGCGAGTTCGTCACGATGATCCTGAAGGCCGAGTTCCGCATGACCGAGGATCAGGCCTACAAGGTGATGATCACCGCGCACAAGCTGGGCGCCTGTGTGGTCGCCGTGTTCACCAAGGACGTAGCCGAGACCAAGGCCACCCGCGCCACCGACGCCGCCCGCACCAAGGGCTATCCGCTACTGTTCACGACGGAGCCGGAGGAATAGGGCTTCATCAGGCCATCAACGCCGGCGTCTCTTCCGCCAGCCCGTACACGAGCTGCGCCTTGGAAAACCCTGCGATCGGAAATTCGCCGAGCTCGCGCCAGTCGTGGCGGCAGGCCTTCGCAAAGACTTCCGAGACCACGACGGTGCGGCCGAGCCTTCCTGCGATCTTCTCCAGCCGTGCCGCCAGATTGACGGCAGGGCCGATGCAGGTGAAGTCGAGCCGGTTGCCGCCGCCGATATTGCCGTAGAGGATGTTGCCGACGTGCAGCGCGACGCCGAAGCGAAAGCGCTCGATGACGTCACCGACCGGAAAAGCGAGCGCCTCGACGCTGGCGCGGGACTCGCGCGCCGCTTCCAGCACGCGTTCGCAGACATGCGCGGCATCGCCGACATATTCGTCGATCGGGAACACCGCGAGCAGACCGTCGCCCATGAATTTCAGCACCTCACCGCCATGCCCCCGGATCGCGGTGACCTGGCAGTCGAAATACTGGTTGAGGATTTCGACCACGGTCTCGGCCGGCAGCCGGTCCGACAGCGCGGTGAAGCCGCGCAAATCCGACAGCCAGATCGCGGCCTGCATGGTGTCGTTGTGGCCGCGGCGGATCTGGCCGCCGAGGATGCGCGCGCCGGCGCGGTTGCCGACATAGGTGTCGAGCAGCATCTCGGCGGTGCGGCGAAGCGAGATGATCTCGATGATGCGCGCCAGAGGTTCGATGATGACGCGCAGCGCCGCGACCTGGTCCGAGTTGAAGCCTCCCGGCTGAGTGGTGCTCACGCTCATCGCATGAACCGTGCCATCGAGAAAACGAAGTGGCAGCGCCAGATAGTCGGTCGCACCTTCGTCCCTGAGATCGACCAGAACGGGAAAGCGTTCGGCCTCCGGACCATACGGATTGCCCCTCACTTCAACGGCATCGCTGAACACGATGCTCAGGGGGCTTGCCTGGAATTCCGGCGTGTTCTGAATCTCGAAATCGACGGTGCCCATCTGTATCCCGGACACGCCCCGGCTCCAGATGAAATTGCGGCCGAAGATCTCAGGGTGCAACGTCCGGACGAAAACGCCGACTCGCCAGAGCGGCAGGCCGGCCTCGACCATGCGCTCGCAGCACTCGATCATCCAGCCGTCGGGGCTGTCGACAGGATGCTGGGTCGAGATGAGCCAGTCGACGACATTCTGATACGAAACGGC harbors:
- the clpS gene encoding ATP-dependent Clp protease adapter ClpS, with protein sequence MNDTVTTPKTRTKTKVERPKLHKVILINDDYTPREFVTMILKAEFRMTEDQAYKVMITAHKLGACVVAVFTKDVAETKATRATDAARTKGYPLLFTTEPEE
- a CDS encoding adenylate/guanylate cyclase domain-containing protein, which encodes MTAVSYQNVVDWLISTQHPVDSPDGWMIECCERMVEAGLPLWRVGVFVRTLHPEIFGRNFIWSRGVSGIQMGTVDFEIQNTPEFQASPLSIVFSDAVEVRGNPYGPEAERFPVLVDLRDEGATDYLALPLRFLDGTVHAMSVSTTQPGGFNSDQVAALRVIIEPLARIIEIISLRRTAEMLLDTYVGNRAGARILGGQIRRGHNDTMQAAIWLSDLRGFTALSDRLPAETVVEILNQYFDCQVTAIRGHGGEVLKFMGDGLLAVFPIDEYVGDAAHVCERVLEAARESRASVEALAFPVGDVIERFRFGVALHVGNILYGNIGGGNRLDFTCIGPAVNLAARLEKIAGRLGRTVVVSEVFAKACRHDWRELGEFPIAGFSKAQLVYGLAEETPALMA